From a single Sinomonas atrocyanea genomic region:
- a CDS encoding LysM peptidoglycan-binding domain-containing protein: MENTVLLGLVASLVGLAVVAWWLLSMGFAIASALLAAAGASTASRRVGSFAPAFMRRLAMAMLGLGLVAVPAAHADSLPDPAWRPAASGPAAAVQGTPASAPVAPPAPEAGWVPAAPPTDPGPLVQQPLRPPAHTSQVEVRPGDSLWTIVARHLGAGATDLDIAQAWPSWYEANAGIIGGNPDLIRPGQILVPPR; encoded by the coding sequence ATGGAGAACACCGTCCTCCTCGGCCTCGTCGCGAGCCTCGTCGGCCTCGCGGTGGTGGCCTGGTGGCTGCTGTCCATGGGCTTCGCCATCGCGTCGGCCCTGCTCGCCGCCGCCGGGGCGTCGACGGCGTCCCGGCGTGTGGGCAGCTTCGCGCCAGCGTTCATGCGGCGCCTCGCGATGGCGATGCTGGGGCTGGGCCTCGTCGCTGTGCCCGCCGCCCACGCCGACAGCCTCCCCGACCCGGCCTGGCGTCCCGCGGCCTCGGGCCCGGCGGCGGCGGTGCAGGGCACTCCGGCGTCCGCTCCCGTCGCGCCGCCGGCCCCGGAAGCAGGCTGGGTGCCCGCCGCCCCGCCCACAGATCCGGGCCCGCTCGTGCAGCAGCCTCTGCGCCCGCCGGCCCACACCTCACAGGTAGAGGTCCGCCCGGGCGACAGCCTGTGGACCATCGTGGCGCGCCATCTCGGGGCCGGCGCCACCGACCTCGACATCGCGCAGGCATGGCCGTCCTGGTACGAGGCCAACGCCGGAATCATCGGCGGCAATCCCGATCTGATCCGCCCGGGCCAGATTCTCGTCCCGCCGCGCTGA
- a CDS encoding Rv3235 family protein, producing the protein MAPRTLPQLVETGPRTEDVLRLHRAHPDPGKGTPRTSGTSALAAEPAQRPARRLRALPGAHEGEEVRRLAAAITRATMEVLAGTRPVQQLTPWLHRDLLASVQLRADLSRAAREGASGPSARAHRATTIRSSHASLIEPGLYEAAVVVADAARCRAVALRLEAARSGWQVTALEIG; encoded by the coding sequence ATGGCTCCACGCACCCTGCCCCAACTCGTCGAGACCGGCCCCCGCACCGAGGACGTACTGCGCCTCCACCGCGCGCACCCCGATCCGGGGAAGGGCACACCGAGGACCTCGGGCACCTCCGCACTCGCCGCCGAACCGGCACAGCGCCCCGCCAGGCGTCTGCGCGCACTCCCTGGCGCGCATGAGGGCGAAGAGGTGCGCAGGCTCGCGGCAGCGATCACGCGGGCGACGATGGAGGTCCTCGCCGGGACGCGGCCGGTCCAGCAGCTCACACCGTGGCTGCACCGCGATCTGCTGGCCTCTGTCCAGCTGCGGGCGGACCTCAGCCGCGCCGCCCGGGAGGGGGCTTCGGGGCCCTCGGCACGTGCGCACCGTGCCACCACGATCAGGTCCTCCCACGCGAGCCTGATCGAACCCGGGCTCTACGAGGCCGCCGTCGTCGTGGCGGACGCCGCGCGCTGCCGCGCCGTGGCACTGCGCCTCGAGGCTGCCCGCTCGGGATGGCAGGTCACGGCGCTCGAAATCGGCTGA
- a CDS encoding AAA family ATPase: MSIPVVTVGAGQAELVGSLERLHGPVTVVRRCSELAELVAACQTGLARAAVIAGATQEVTATLVDRLGAVGVALVGLTDDDAERVRLAGLGVLAASEAVPAQELARLIGQAVEAAAALGPGRPGSSFALAGAPPTFGADADADADAEDPEEGPEPGELGQIIAVWGPIGSPGRTTIAVNCAAELAADGRSVILVDADTYGSSVAAALGLLDDSAGLAQACRLADQGLLDRASLERVASPVVTGAGTLRVLTGLTRADRWPELRAAAFGSVLERCRELAEFVVVDPGFCLEADEELSFDTMAPRRNGAALRALELADRVLAVGSADSIGMPRLVRALADLEQAVPGAVPTVVFNRLRASAVGRFPERALRDAWERFGPGLPIAAMVPHDAEAADAALLAGQVLLEAAPESAMRHSIAELVCAPRQRNRRFAGLRAKAGSAAPR, from the coding sequence ATGAGCATCCCCGTCGTCACGGTCGGGGCCGGCCAGGCCGAACTCGTCGGGTCCCTCGAGCGCCTGCACGGGCCGGTCACCGTGGTGCGGCGCTGCTCCGAGCTCGCCGAGCTCGTCGCGGCCTGCCAGACGGGCCTGGCCAGGGCTGCGGTGATCGCCGGCGCCACCCAGGAGGTTACCGCGACCCTCGTCGACAGGCTCGGAGCGGTCGGGGTCGCCCTCGTGGGCCTCACCGACGACGACGCCGAGCGGGTGCGGCTCGCCGGACTCGGAGTGCTCGCGGCCTCCGAGGCCGTTCCCGCCCAGGAGCTCGCCCGCCTGATCGGCCAGGCCGTCGAGGCGGCTGCAGCGCTCGGTCCAGGACGGCCCGGGTCCTCCTTCGCCCTCGCCGGGGCGCCGCCCACCTTCGGTGCGGATGCGGATGCGGACGCGGATGCGGAGGATCCGGAGGAGGGGCCGGAGCCGGGCGAGCTGGGACAGATCATCGCGGTCTGGGGCCCGATCGGCTCGCCGGGCCGGACCACGATTGCCGTCAACTGTGCCGCAGAGCTCGCCGCGGACGGCCGCAGCGTGATCCTCGTCGACGCCGATACCTACGGCTCCTCCGTGGCGGCCGCACTCGGCCTCCTCGACGATTCGGCCGGCCTCGCCCAGGCCTGCCGGCTCGCGGACCAGGGCCTCCTCGACCGCGCCTCCCTCGAGCGCGTCGCGAGCCCGGTCGTCACGGGCGCAGGCACGCTCCGCGTCCTCACAGGCCTCACCCGGGCCGACCGCTGGCCCGAGCTGCGCGCGGCCGCCTTCGGTTCCGTGCTCGAACGCTGCCGGGAACTGGCCGAGTTCGTCGTCGTGGACCCCGGATTCTGCCTCGAGGCCGATGAGGAGCTCAGCTTCGACACCATGGCGCCCCGCCGTAACGGGGCGGCCCTGCGCGCGCTCGAGCTCGCCGACCGCGTCCTGGCCGTCGGTTCTGCCGACTCCATCGGCATGCCCCGCCTGGTGCGTGCGCTGGCCGACCTCGAACAGGCTGTCCCGGGCGCGGTGCCCACGGTCGTGTTCAATCGGCTCCGAGCGTCCGCCGTGGGGCGGTTCCCGGAGCGTGCGCTGCGGGATGCATGGGAGCGGTTCGGCCCCGGACTGCCCATCGCCGCGATGGTGCCGCACGACGCCGAGGCCGCGGACGCTGCGCTGCTCGCGGGCCAAGTGCTCCTGGAAGCGGCCCCCGAGTCTGCGATGCGGCACAGCATCGCAGAGCTCGTGTGTGCACCTCGACAGCGAAATCGAAGATTCGCTGGCCTACGTGCCAAAGCTGGCTCGGCAGCACCGCGCTAG
- a CDS encoding NAD-glutamate dehydrogenase, with translation MSTGTAQQTPFPSADQETKFLADYYEHLAEEDRQAYPGEALADRAREHWAVAEGRETGTANIAVVDEGGRSVVYIVTDDMPFLVDSVSAELGRQGAPIHLVVHPMFVVTRRKSDGGLVAVQRVPAQWGMSSGDTATMPLLSALVADGDNATHIESWIAIETNRASAAAKTQLVDGVRRVLGDVRAAVEDWQPMRSKALEIAEGLGSVAGAEDIPDLVPAQELLRWLDAGNFTFLGYREYDLTTVDGEDVLELVEGSGLGLLRGDAGHALQHLTVEGQEHARERRALVITKANSRSTVHRRAYLDYIGIKRFDAAGKVDGERRFIGLFASSAYTQSARTVPIVKDKIEKVMRSSGFPADSHSGKDLLAILETYPRDELMQIDTQTLLDTVTRIHRLQERRRTRLFLRPDIYGRFMNAVVYLPKDRYNTAVRRRIEQELGKEFHSDSIDYDSHMSDSALARLYFRIRLPKATSAADLRAVDRDALEQRLVTATRSWSEGIAQVLHENRPLEAAEHLAAVWGEAFPASYRVDFTIEDALEDITRFEDYAASRAAGAAEAAAESGTGERPAVYVYLPQGDGEALEEDARVKLYLFEPRSLSQILPYFHNLGLEVLDERPFEIETGDSREFFLYDLGLKYPAGIDPVSTGDLLAESFGQALAGETESDSLDRLVLREGLRSRQTQMLRAYAKYMRQIGNSNSFGFIADTLLGNAEVTRRLVGLFEARFDPELSDEERARRSAQVKEELGAALEQVPTLDADRLLRAFINLIESTLRTNYYLGRPYLSFKFSPGLIEGLPSPKPAYEIWVYSPRVEGVHLRFGKVARGGLRWSDRREDFRTEILGLVKAQVVKNAVIVPTGAKGGFYAKRLPDPAQDRAAWLAEGVESYKTFIRGLLDITDNRVSEAAPGAAGDEAAVTEKVVPPAGVVRHDDDDSYLVVAADKGTASFSDIANGLSQEYGFWLGDAFASGGSVGYDHKAMGITARGAWESVKRHFSEIDVDTQAEDFTVVGVGDMSGDVFGNGMLLSEHIRLVAAFDHRHIFLDPTPDAAASFAERRRLFDLPRSSWDDYDRDLISAGGGVYPRTAKWIPVTDEVRRALGLPEGTTQLSVPEMLRAVLLAPVDLFYNGGIGTYVKSSAETNAEVGDKANDAIRVDGRDLRVKVVGEGGNLGFTQQGRIEAALQGVIINTDAIDNSAGVDTSDHEVNIKIFVDRMVAAGKLPAEERAAFLATMTDEVGRLVLADNIDQNILLVNDRARVVEWSPSFERLMDWLEEEADLDRSLESLPTTAQLHKRLEQGQGLTAPELSVLVAYAKIELTEALRDSDLADDPWFRSTLREYFPVELAERFDTDLDSHPLRREIIATVVANDMINLGGITFAFRTIEETSATPAAVAKAFVALREVYRLDEMTEALNALPASFPTEHWTAIHLDIRRLLDRAVRWLIHQGATGGPIAQVVEDYGTPLAALRARLLEYLRGQDAERVAAWLDRARSWGLPEELAHRWAELFESYALLDVARIAQTSGASIEQVAGVYYTVFDRFRVDGLLERITALPRRDRWEALARAALRDDLYSTVADFTRSIMDAAPDTLEPEERLAVWEEENREQLNRAAAMFAEVNSLERDDIASLSVALRLLRSIVRS, from the coding sequence GTGTCGACAGGTACTGCCCAGCAGACCCCGTTCCCATCAGCGGACCAGGAAACCAAGTTCCTCGCGGACTACTACGAGCACCTGGCCGAGGAAGACCGGCAGGCGTACCCCGGCGAAGCCCTTGCGGACCGGGCCCGCGAGCACTGGGCGGTCGCCGAGGGCCGCGAGACGGGCACCGCGAACATCGCCGTCGTCGACGAGGGCGGCCGCAGCGTCGTCTACATCGTCACGGACGACATGCCCTTCCTGGTCGATTCCGTCAGCGCGGAGCTCGGGCGCCAGGGCGCACCCATCCATCTCGTCGTGCACCCCATGTTCGTGGTGACCCGCCGCAAGAGCGACGGCGGCCTCGTCGCCGTCCAGCGCGTGCCCGCCCAGTGGGGCATGTCGAGCGGCGACACGGCCACGATGCCCCTGCTGAGCGCTCTCGTCGCCGACGGCGACAACGCCACCCACATCGAGTCGTGGATCGCCATCGAGACGAACCGCGCCTCCGCGGCAGCCAAGACGCAGCTCGTGGACGGGGTCCGCCGCGTCCTCGGCGACGTGCGCGCGGCCGTGGAGGACTGGCAGCCCATGCGCTCCAAGGCGCTCGAGATCGCCGAGGGCCTCGGCTCCGTCGCCGGCGCCGAGGACATCCCCGACCTCGTCCCCGCGCAGGAGCTCCTGCGCTGGCTCGACGCCGGGAACTTCACGTTCCTCGGCTACCGCGAGTACGACCTCACGACGGTCGACGGCGAGGACGTCCTCGAGCTGGTCGAGGGCAGCGGGCTCGGGCTGCTCCGGGGCGACGCCGGGCACGCGCTCCAGCACCTCACCGTCGAGGGGCAGGAGCACGCCCGCGAGCGCAGGGCGCTCGTGATCACCAAGGCCAACTCCCGCAGCACCGTGCACCGGCGCGCCTACCTGGACTACATCGGCATCAAGCGCTTCGACGCGGCGGGGAAGGTCGACGGGGAGCGCCGGTTCATCGGGCTCTTCGCCTCGAGTGCGTACACCCAGTCCGCGCGGACCGTCCCGATCGTGAAGGACAAGATCGAGAAGGTCATGCGGAGCTCGGGCTTCCCCGCCGACTCCCACTCGGGCAAGGACCTCCTCGCCATCCTCGAGACGTACCCGCGCGACGAGCTCATGCAGATCGACACGCAGACGCTCCTCGACACCGTCACGAGGATCCACCGGCTGCAGGAGCGTCGCAGGACCCGGCTCTTCCTCCGACCGGACATCTACGGACGGTTCATGAATGCGGTCGTGTACCTGCCCAAGGACCGGTACAACACGGCGGTGCGGCGCCGCATCGAGCAGGAGCTCGGGAAGGAGTTCCACTCCGACTCGATCGACTACGACTCGCACATGAGCGACTCGGCGCTTGCGCGGCTGTACTTCCGCATCCGCCTGCCGAAGGCGACTAGCGCTGCCGATCTGCGCGCCGTCGACCGGGACGCCCTCGAGCAGCGCCTCGTCACCGCGACGCGCTCCTGGAGCGAGGGCATCGCCCAGGTCCTGCACGAGAACCGGCCCCTCGAGGCTGCCGAGCACCTCGCGGCCGTCTGGGGTGAGGCGTTCCCGGCCTCCTACCGGGTGGACTTCACCATCGAGGACGCGCTCGAGGACATCACGCGCTTCGAGGACTACGCCGCGAGCCGCGCCGCCGGCGCTGCGGAAGCCGCCGCCGAGTCCGGCACGGGCGAGCGGCCGGCCGTCTACGTCTACCTCCCGCAGGGCGACGGCGAGGCGCTCGAGGAGGACGCCCGGGTCAAGCTCTACCTCTTCGAGCCCCGGAGCCTCAGCCAGATCCTGCCGTACTTCCACAACCTCGGCCTCGAGGTCCTCGACGAGCGCCCGTTCGAGATCGAGACGGGCGACAGCCGGGAGTTCTTCCTCTACGACCTCGGGCTGAAGTACCCGGCCGGGATCGACCCCGTCTCCACCGGTGACCTCCTCGCCGAGTCGTTCGGGCAGGCGCTCGCGGGGGAGACCGAGTCGGATAGCCTGGACCGCCTCGTGCTGAGGGAGGGCCTGCGCTCCCGCCAGACGCAGATGCTGCGCGCCTACGCGAAGTACATGCGCCAGATCGGGAACTCGAACTCCTTCGGCTTCATCGCCGACACCCTCCTGGGCAACGCAGAGGTCACCCGGCGCCTGGTGGGGCTCTTCGAGGCCCGCTTCGACCCCGAGCTCTCCGACGAGGAGCGCGCCCGCCGCAGCGCCCAGGTGAAGGAGGAGCTCGGCGCCGCCCTCGAGCAGGTCCCCACGCTGGACGCCGACCGCCTCCTGCGCGCGTTCATCAACCTCATCGAGTCCACGCTGCGCACTAACTACTACCTCGGCCGCCCGTACCTGAGCTTCAAGTTCAGCCCGGGCCTGATCGAGGGCCTCCCCTCGCCCAAGCCGGCGTACGAGATCTGGGTGTACTCCCCGCGCGTCGAGGGCGTCCACCTCCGCTTCGGCAAGGTGGCCCGCGGCGGCCTGCGCTGGTCGGACCGGCGCGAGGACTTCCGCACGGAGATCCTCGGCCTGGTCAAGGCCCAGGTCGTGAAGAACGCGGTGATCGTGCCCACCGGCGCCAAGGGCGGTTTCTACGCCAAGCGGCTCCCGGACCCGGCGCAGGACAGGGCGGCGTGGCTCGCCGAGGGCGTGGAGAGCTACAAGACCTTCATCCGCGGCCTGCTCGACATCACGGACAACCGGGTCAGCGAGGCCGCCCCGGGCGCGGCCGGGGACGAGGCGGCGGTGACCGAGAAGGTCGTGCCGCCGGCCGGCGTCGTGCGCCACGACGACGACGATTCCTACCTCGTCGTCGCGGCGGACAAGGGCACCGCGAGCTTCTCCGACATCGCCAACGGCCTCTCCCAGGAGTACGGCTTCTGGCTCGGCGACGCCTTCGCCTCCGGCGGCTCCGTCGGCTACGACCACAAGGCCATGGGCATCACGGCACGGGGCGCGTGGGAGTCGGTCAAGCGGCACTTCAGCGAGATCGACGTCGACACCCAGGCCGAGGACTTCACCGTGGTCGGCGTCGGCGACATGTCGGGGGACGTCTTCGGCAACGGGATGCTCCTCTCCGAGCACATCCGGCTCGTGGCGGCCTTCGACCACCGCCACATCTTCCTCGACCCGACGCCCGACGCCGCGGCCTCCTTCGCCGAGCGGCGGCGCCTGTTCGACCTTCCGCGCTCGTCCTGGGACGACTACGACCGGGACCTGATCAGCGCCGGCGGCGGGGTGTACCCGCGCACCGCCAAGTGGATCCCGGTCACGGACGAGGTGCGCCGGGCGCTCGGCCTGCCCGAGGGGACCACGCAGCTGAGCGTCCCCGAGATGCTCCGGGCGGTGCTGCTCGCACCGGTGGACCTCTTCTACAACGGCGGGATCGGCACGTACGTCAAGTCCAGCGCCGAGACGAACGCAGAGGTGGGCGACAAGGCCAACGACGCGATCCGCGTGGACGGGCGCGACCTGCGGGTGAAGGTGGTCGGCGAGGGCGGCAACCTCGGCTTCACGCAGCAGGGCCGGATCGAGGCCGCGCTGCAGGGCGTCATCATCAACACGGACGCGATCGACAACTCGGCCGGCGTCGACACCTCCGACCACGAGGTCAACATCAAGATCTTCGTCGACCGCATGGTCGCCGCGGGGAAGCTGCCCGCCGAGGAGCGGGCTGCGTTCCTCGCCACCATGACGGACGAGGTGGGGCGCCTGGTGCTCGCGGACAACATCGACCAGAACATCCTGCTCGTGAACGACCGCGCCCGCGTCGTGGAGTGGAGCCCGAGCTTCGAGCGCCTCATGGACTGGCTCGAGGAGGAGGCCGACCTCGACCGCTCGCTCGAATCGCTGCCGACCACCGCGCAGCTGCACAAGCGGCTCGAGCAGGGGCAGGGGCTCACCGCCCCCGAGCTGTCGGTCCTCGTCGCCTACGCCAAGATCGAGCTGACCGAGGCGCTGCGGGACAGCGACCTCGCCGACGATCCGTGGTTCCGCAGCACGCTGCGCGAGTACTTCCCGGTCGAGCTGGCGGAACGCTTCGACACGGACCTCGACAGCCACCCGCTGCGGCGCGAGATCATCGCCACGGTGGTCGCGAACGACATGATCAATCTCGGCGGCATCACGTTCGCCTTCCGCACCATCGAGGAGACCAGCGCGACGCCGGCCGCGGTCGCCAAGGCGTTCGTCGCGCTGCGCGAGGTGTACCGGCTGGACGAGATGACCGAGGCGCTCAACGCGTTGCCGGCCTCGTTCCCGACCGAGCACTGGACGGCCATCCACCTGGACATCCGCCGGCTCCTGGACCGGGCGGTCCGCTGGCTCATCCACCAGGGGGCCACCGGTGGGCCGATCGCGCAGGTCGTCGAGGACTACGGCACGCCGCTGGCGGCCCTGCGCGCGAGGCTGCTCGAGTACCTGCGGGGCCAGGACGCCGAGCGCGTCGCCGCGTGGCTGGACCGGGCGCGCTCGTGGGGGCTGCCGGAGGAGCTCGCCCACCGCTGGGCGGAGCTGTTCGAGAGCTACGCGCTGCTCGACGTCGCCCGCATCGCCCAGACCAGCGGTGCCTCGATCGAGCAGGTCGCCGGGGTGTACTACACGGTCTTCGACCGGTTCCGGGTCGACGGGCTGCTCGAGCGCATCACCGCCTTGCCGCGCCGGGACCGCTGGGAGGCGCTCGCCCGGGCCGCGCTGCGCGATGACCTCTACAGCACGGTGGCCGACTTCACCCGGTCGATCATGGACGCCGCGCCGGACACGCTCGAGCCCGAAGAGCGGCTGGCCGTGTGGGAGGAGGAGAACCGCGAGCAGCTCAACCGGGCGGCGGCGATGTTCGCCGAGGTCAACTCCCTCGAGCGCGACGACATCGCCTCGCTCTCGGTAGCATTGAGGCTGCTGCGGTCGATCGTGCGCTCGTAG
- a CDS encoding helix-turn-helix domain-containing protein: MPRFLTLADVCDQLQISAAQAYALVRSGELKAIQVGGRGQWRVEDVKLEEYIQESYAKAERMLAENRRDHTGA; encoded by the coding sequence ATGCCCCGCTTCCTGACGCTCGCAGATGTCTGCGATCAGCTCCAGATCAGCGCAGCCCAGGCGTATGCGCTCGTGCGCAGCGGCGAGCTCAAGGCCATCCAGGTGGGCGGACGCGGTCAGTGGCGCGTCGAGGACGTCAAGCTCGAGGAGTACATCCAGGAGAGCTACGCCAAAGCCGAGAGGATGCTCGCCGAGAACCGGCGGGACCACACCGGCGCCTGA